The Bacillus sp. F19 DNA segment GTTAATGTTAAATCAAGTGAGCAGATAGCGGACTCAATGCGGCTCATTTTACCTGAACCGACAATCGGCATAATGTTTGCGGGATGACTGATCAGCCATGCATAAAGGACTTCATCAATCCCTTTTGCACCGATTTCGAGAGCAATTCTCTCAAGTATATCACGCAGATTCTTAGCTCTCTCGTCATCAGCAGAGAAAATAGAACCTCCAGCAAGCGGAGACCATGCCATCGGCGCTATTCTCTCTTCTTGGCATAAATCAAGCGTGCCATCTTTGAAGTTCTCAAGATTGTAGGCAGAAAGCTCAATCTGATTCGTAATTAGCGGGGAATCCAAGTATGATTGAAGCATTTTAAACTGTGAGCGTTTAAAATTCGACACACCAAAATAGCGGACTTTGCCTTCATTTTTAAGTTGTGCAAACGCCTCTGCAACTTGTGCTGGATCCATATACGGATCCGGACGGTGTATAAGCAGAACATCTATGTAATCTGTCTGAAAGTTTTCAAGGGACTTATTGACGGAAGCCAAAATATGCTCTTTGCTTGTATCATATGATTTTATTCTGTGTTCAGGGCGATTGTCTGAGACAAGTTTAATGCCGCATTTCGTAACAATCTCCATTTGCTTTCTGAGCTCTCGCTTCAGTGCAAGTGCATCTCCAAATCTTTTTTCGCATGTGTAATTTCCGTAAATATCTGCGTGATCAAAAGTTGTAATGCCAGCTTCTAAGCAATCCTCTATTAATTTAAGCACTTCTTCATTTGACATATTCCAGTCAGAAAGACGCCATAATCCATGAATGATTCTTGAAAATGATAGATCTTCAGTAAGTTGTATTCTCTGCATAATCGTTCTCCTTTCCTTATCATTCTATACTGAATGCGCTCAGGTTTCATTATGTAAACTTGTGTTTTACAGCTTTAAGTATTTTTCTACAACATAGAAAAGTGTTTTTTCATTTTTCGTAACATAGGCTATTTCAGCTATTTTTTTCATCACCTCTTTTACGATAGAGGAATCTCCAACAAGGACAGAATGATTCAGGATCTCATAATAGAACTTCAGAGCTTCTTCCTGATGATTTTTCCGATGATGCAAATCTCCGATTAAATGCAGAAATTTAAATTTAAAATCGCTGAAATCACTTAGATAAACTTCCAGGAACGTTTCATAGAGTCTTAGTACTTCATCATCCTGTCCTGCTTCATAATAGGTAACGGCCAGCTCATACAGCGTATTTAATATTCCTTTTACATCATCTTCTTGTTTGTAAATTTCATGTGCAGATTGAAGATAGGACATCGCGCTGTCAGCATCCAATAAATATCTGCTGAGAATACCTAAATTTGTATATGTGCCCGCCAAATTAAGCTGATCGTCTGTGCCTTCGAAAAACAGCAAAGCTTTTGCGTAGGCCGCACTCGCGTTTTCATACTCCTTCATTCGTCTGTAGCACAAGCCAAGCACCATGTATACAACACCTGTTTGATAGTAAATGGATGTTTTGCTGCTGATAGCCAGTGCCTGTTTCAAAAAGCGGATCGCAGAATAAAATTCTCCTTTTTTTGCATGTGCAAGACCAAGGTTATTCAGTAAAGATATTTTTTCTACACCTGAAGCCTTGAAGGCAATTGAGTCGTCATAAGCCTCATTTAAATAAGAAAATGCTTTTGATAACTGATCCTGGTTAATGAGCAAGGCCGTCAAATAATTGCTGGTTCTGAGTCTCTCTTCACAATATTGCAGGATGCAGAATAATTCGTAGCTTTTTTCATAAGCTGCAATGGCCTCTTCAATTTGAAGCTTTACCCGCTGAAGAATCCTTCCCTGGCAAAAATAATAGAGAGCAAGATCATTTTGGTTCAATGATTCAAGATTCTTTTCTAAGTCGTTTAAATGCTCAACTGCATTTGCAAAGTCATCATTGATCACTGCATATTCCAAACTGGATAGAGCTTTTTTTATATCAAAAGACAGAAGTGATTTATCCTCTTCTTCGAAAAAATCGTGAATATCACATTTCAGTCTTTCGCTGAATTTCAACAGCAGTTTATAAGAAGGCTGGACCATTCCTTTTTCAAGCTGGCTGATGTAGCTGCGGTTCACAATTCCTATTGCCAGCTCGCTCTGAGTCAATTTTTGTTTTTTCCTCAGCTGTCTTAATTTCATTCCAACGGTATTCATACGGCGCCTCCTGATAAAAATTTGAATATGTATTGATAATAAATTGAATAATTGTATATATTTGAATTGTCAGATAATTATAACAAATTGTTACTTATTCTATAAATGTTAAAATAAAAGAACTAATGGAGGCTATGAGATGAAAAAATTCAGAAAACATCTTTTATTACTTGCATTTGGTACGGCAATCCTCTTAACTGGATGCTCTAAAGCTGAGCAAAATGTCCACACTGCTGACGAAGAATGGCCAAGAATTATTAAAGCCAACCAATATAGTTAACAGCTGCTTAAATGAAGATACATTGCTTCACTCTATCTATCTATTAAAACATATTTTCATAGAATTTAACCAAATATAGATGACGAAATCGTAAAAGAGCTTTCCCGATTCAGATGGGGAAGCTCTTTTTATATTTCTCTTATTATTGAACTCTTGCAAATCCAAAGCCTGATGCGTGGTCATCGCCTGTTGCTGCACCAATGCCGCCTTTAATATCATACAGCTTTGCACGGCGCTGCAGCTCTGCACGAACTTGAACATTGCTTTGGCCTTTATTGGAAGACCAGATTTTCGCAGCAAGCCCAGATACGTGAGGAGTCGCCATAGAAGTACCGCTGATCGTGCTGTAACTGCTGTTGATCCAAGTTGATTCAATAGCAGCACCAGGAGCAGAGACTTCAATATCACGCTCTCCAATAATAAAATCTCCATCTGTTGCCGAGTTTCCGCGTGAAGAGAAGTTTGCAACACGGTATGTTCCATTTTGCTGAACATTTTCAAGAGCCGCAACTGCCACCGCATTTACTAGAGCGCCAGGATATCCAATCGTATTATTGCCTGATCCTGAGTTTCCGGCTGCTGCGATAACCAATGCACCTTTGCCATAAGCATAGTTTACTGCACTTGCAATTAAACTATCTTTACTGCTTGATCCAAGAGACATTGAGATGATGACTTGAGAACCAGTACGTGTTCCTTCATCTGCAGCATGTCTGATAGCAGCTGCAATGTCATCTGAGTAGCCAGAACCGCTGTCTGTCAGTACTTTGTATGCCCAAAGCTCAGATTGAGGTGCCACACCGTATATTCCCTGTCCATCAGAACCGCCATTTGCAAGTGCCGTTCCTGCAACATGTGTTCCATGTCCATTGCGGTCTGTGCAGGAATTATTTGTATAAGTAGTCCCAACTGTAAAATCTTTGCACTGTTCGGCATTTTGCGACAAATCAATATGGCTTGTCTGAACTCCGGTATCAAGAACAGCAATTTTAATGCCGTCTCCTCCACTAGTTGATGTCAGCGAGCTGTTATTATAAATGGCTTTAATTCCCCATGGGGTTCTTTTGCTTGGAAGGGCCATTGTCTGAATCGGCTTTCCGGCAGCTACTTTAAAAGTCGGAACTTTTTCAACCTTGATTTTGCTGTTCTTCTGAAGTGCTTCTAATTGTTTCTGTGTAACGGTTGTTGTAAATCCATCCTTGCCAAAATCGCGTCGTACCTGATGACTCTTTTTTATTTTACCCTTTTCTGCATCAGTTCCCTTGATTACTGCACGAATTGATTCCTGTTTCACATCTGTTTTTACCTGTTCATTTGCAAAAGCGGCTGTCCCAAACATTGAAAGACTCATTGATAAACTTAATACTGCAGCTCCAAAACGCTTTACCGATTTTCATTTCTTTTCCCCTCTCAAAATGTTAGTGTTTTATAACTTTTACTCCTAAGCGAATTAAATATATAACACATTAACCGTTATCTCAATAATCTAAATTTACTAACAACTTCGTTGTAAAGCTATGCTAATTGATGCTAGTTTTTAATCCATGTCCCACTAATAGCCCGCTATTTCTTAAAAAATGATTTTAAAAAAAGCTGTAAAATAAAAAAACCACCTTCGTGAGGTGGTTCATGAATCCTATTCGCATCTGCAATATTCGACTTCTGCTTGATATTTCACTTGTATAATTCATATATGAAAATACCGGTGAGAGATTAATCGACAATTTAAGACAAAGGATTCATTGATTAATAACGGTATCCAGAGATATATTAATCTTAAGACAGAAATTGCGGGGTATGTGATGAGGGAAGATCAAGCATTTGCAAAAGGCTGTTTTTACGGGGTTATCCTATCGGTTCCAATTTGGATTCTGATTTTTTATATCATATATAAATTATAAAAAAACACAGGCTCTCCTGTGTTTATTTAAAAGTCTGTTCAAATATTTTATCTTTTACATAAATTTCTTTATGATCAATCGCATGATCAGATGCAACGATTAATCCTATTTTTGTGTCGTTTTGATCGCTTACAATGGTAAATGGGATTTTCTCTTTATTTGCAGCCTTGATATATTTAGACAGGGCTCCATATTCTATTTTTCCATTTAAAAAGAGTGCTTTGTTCTTTCTTGTTTCCAATGCGGCAAGGACTTCATTGTATATTTTATTTTGTCTCACTTGTCCAACGGTAAGAGCCACACATATTCTTTCTCTCAATGAGCCCAGGTAGACATGTCTCTCCTCCGGCTTCGTTTCAAACGCTCCATATATTCCCTGCTTGATATATAAATCGATCTGATCGTTTGACATGATGTCATTCTCCTTGTCTATAGTCCATTATAGGATTAGTCTATCAGAGCAGGAAGCTAACATGAAATGATACGATTGATTACCATTTAGAATAAGTTAAAATGATTTTCATCCATCCGAAAAAGGATACCCACAATGGAACACTAAGAATGGTTGCCCAGATCATTCCTTTGAAAAAGTTAGCATCTTTCATGAGCAGCTCTCCCTCCGAATCTTCCTTTGTATGCATTTTACCCTTCTCTTTATTTTCTATAACTGCGGAAAAAAGTAAACGCTTACATTAAATTTAATTCTTTTCTTTTTTATGATATCCTCTATAACCGTTCATTATTTTTCTGCATTCCCTTAGGGGGGCTTTTCTTGTCAAGTTTCACCTGTACTTCTTCGGCAGCATATAGTGTTTAAATCAAAGGCTGTTTTCTCACATCCCTTTCTGCCTGTTTACAAAACAGGCTTAACCGTTCTTAGAAAAGAGCCAGAAATAGACCGCTAGGAGGAAAAGAATGCCGGCCATTTCAGGGTGAAATCAAAGCTGTACCCTCACTACATCAGTCTTCTGCAGCAGATCGGGGCAGGCGGTTTATGGTTTTGCCATCAGAGGAGGATTTCACTTCCCCTATCGGCAGGCACGTTGAGCAGTATCTGCAGGGAGCTTCATTTGATGCAAAAGCAAAAACAAAGCTGTTTCGATTAGTATGGGAGCTGACTATGAGCTCTTTCGGCACGAGAAAAATACCTGGAAAGAGTCAAAGACTTTTTAGATCAAACGAAAGAAAGACCTCAGGAATGAGATCTTTCTTTTTTTCTAACGCCAACTCTTCCTGAAAAAAATGTTGCGCCCCCGCCCATATCTGACAGCCGGTCTGGCGTAAGCGAATTCACGAGCTGTTTTTTTCCAGGTTCATCTGACCATAATCCTTGGCTAACGACTACACCCGGCAATACGTTCTCTCCAACTGAAACTGTCAGCTCACATTCACCCCGAGCGTTCCAAATGACAGCCATATCTCCATTTTCCAAACGAAGCAGTCTGGCATCCTTACCATTCATATGCAGTTTAGGAGCTTTTTCAAGGGATATATGTTTTTCATTGTTTGAAAACGTGGAGTTTAAAAAGTTATGATTTGGACCAGGGACAAACAGGAAAGGCAAATCGCTTTCTTTGACGAGCGGTGAAAATGTCGGCAAAGGCGGATATCCTGCTTTCTCCATGGCACGTGAGTAAAGCTCGATTTTCCCGCTTGGCGTGTTAAGTCTTCCCGGAAATAGCGGTTTTACATTTGCTTTCACATATTTTTTCTTCTTCAAATCCTGAAAAGTGATTTTATCCATATACGGATTTTGAGGATTATTCAGCGCCTGATCAATCATCTCTTCCTCTGAATCTTTAAATGCCTGTTCTGAAAATCCCATGCCTTCCGCTAAAAGCCTGAACACTTCGACGTTTGATTTTGACTCGCCATATGCTTCAACAACCGGCTCCTGCAAGTGAAGATAATGATGCCAGTATGACGTATAAAAATCTGTATTCTCAAAGGCTGATGCTGCAGGGAGGACGATATCAGCATAGGCTGCAGTTTCGGTTAAAAACAAATCATGGACCACCAGAAATAAATCTTCCCGCTCTAATCCCCTTTTCACTTTGTTAGCCTCTGGAGCGACGACTGCGGGATTGCTTCCGTATACAAACATGGACTTTATCGCTTGATCGGCATTTAAAAGCTCTTCGCCAATTAAGTTCATATTGATGATTCTGGTCTGTTTATTCTGAAGGAGGTCAGGACGCTGCAGAGCATCTGTATTAAATGCCAAATACCCTGAATTGCCCTTAATAGCGCCTCCTCCTTTATTCAGCCACTGGCCAGTCAGAGCCGGAAGACAGGCAATGGTCCGGATGCACATGCCGCCATTATCATGATGCTGCAGGCCATTGCCGATTCGAATACAGGATGGTGATGTTTGGCCGTACATTCTTGCCAGTTTTAATAGGTCATCTGCTGGAACTCCTGTTATTTCTGAAACTGTACGCGGATCATATTGAACGACATGATTTCTCAGTTCTTCGTGTCCAACTGTGTAATTTTCAAGGAAATCGCTGTCCGCCAAGTTCTCCTTAAACAAGATATGCATGATTCCAAGAGCGAGGGCACCGTCCGTTCCCGGAAGAATCGGAATAAACCAGTCTGCAAGTCTTCCGGTCTGATTTTTATGAACATCAATGACGATGATTTTGGCCCCATTTTTACGCGCCTTTTGAGCAAGTGCGACTTGATGCATATTTGTGCTGACCGCATTAATGCCCCACATAATAAACAGCTTAGTATGAACAGTATCCTCTGGATCGATCCCAAAGCTTCCACCCATTGTATACTTGTAACCAGTTGAACCTGCAATTTGGCAAATTGTCTGGTCAAGTCTGCTTGCGCCGAGTTTATGAAAGAAACGGCGATCCATTCCCTCAGCATTCAAATTGCCCATATTTCCATAGAAACTGTATGGAAGAATGCTTTCCGGCCCATCCGTTTTAATTAGTGTTTTCCATTTAGCAGTAATAATTTCAAAGGCTTCGTTCCAGCTGATCTGCTCAAATTGTTTTGAGCCCTTTTTCCCTGTCCTCTTTAAAGGATATTGCAGCCTCTTCTCATCATAGATACGTTCAGCCATATGCCGCACTTTATTGCAAATGCTGCCTTTTGTAACGGGATGCTCCGGATCTCCTTCCACTTTTATGATTTTGCCGTCTTTCTTATGGACAAGAAGTCCGCATTGATCAGGACAATCCAATGAACAAACAGATGGAAAAACACCATCCCGCTTTCCTATATAAGAATGCATATAGTTTCTCCTTTTATGAAAATAGTTGTCTCAATGATAGAATAGTTTTAACTTTCTATCAAGAATTCCTTTTTCATGTGTTTTAGACATAAAAAAACTGAAGAAAGAACTTCTCTCTTCAGCAATGTTTCCTATTGTTTTGTTGATGTTGAATCTCTCATTTTCAGTGTGGATGGAACCAGTACTTTAAGAGGCGCATCTCTATGCTCCATTACTTGCTCATGTATTAGCTTCACTGCGATCTTTGCTATCTCAGCTGATGAAACATGAATGGTTGTCAAGGAAGGGGCAAAGTAGTGAGCTTCAGGTACATCATAAAAACTGACAATTGAGACATCCTCTGGTATCTTCACATTTTCCTCGCGCAATGCCATGATAGCGGCAAGGGACATGACACTGCTTTGTTCTCCGTTAATCTATAGTTTAATGTTTCTGCAGCCTGGAAGATTCTCGATTTCGTTTCTTCAGAGGCCATTGATTCAGCATTTTCATAGAGTACTTCATATGCTGCAGCAGCAGACACCTTGGCAAGCTTTGCTATATCTTTAATCGTTGTCATCCCTACACCTCTTCATTCATTGAATTCATAAATTTTAATACCCTTTTACAAGCAAAAAGAAAACCCTCTCTTCTGAAAAAGAAAGGGTTCTCTTGTTTATCCATTAAAGATAGTCGGCTGATCAATGATGTCAAAGTCATATGAATTTGTGCTGTTTTTGTCGTTCGTAATCACAATGAAGTCTCCTGTATTGAGTACACCTGCACCTACAAAGAATTTACTTGTGCTTTTTGGCGAGAGTGCAAAGACATCACCAGCACTAATTGCACCGCTGCTTGATTCAATTAATATAGGACCAACAAAAGCCGGCATAGAATCCCCACCTTTATTTTTTTATTAGACTATGCCGAAAAGGGCTTTTAGGTTTCTTATAATATCACGGACCAGTTTAAATAATGGTGATCATCCAGCGGAAGACCGCTTGCTTATATATATTTATATTGGATGAATAATAATGTGAATGCGATTATTCCCAGCAGGACAATCATTAATGTCCGTCTTTTGCACCCTTTTAATTGAAAAAGAACTTCATATCTAATTAGAATTGCTTTTTTTTGTTCTTGCAAAATTTTTATTTGCTGTTGCATCTGTTCTATTTGTTGTTGCATTTGCTGCTGCTGTAACTCTTGTTGTTGTTTCTCTTTTTGTGCTTGGATTGTGTCATTTTTATCTCGTTCTAAATGCCATAGCCTTGCCCTATAAGACCTAATGTATCTCCTGTCACATTAAACCATTGTCCAATCAATTGTAGAATATCAGCTAGATTATTGTCATTCCCGACATTCCCATTATTAGAACTCACTATATCCCCTTCTTTTTTGTAATTGTTTTATGTTATGCGAACAGGGCTTGGATAGCATCGAAAAAGACTCACTAACTCATGTTTTCTTATCTTCTTGTTCCACTAAACTGTCCAATAATTAAGAAGAACAACATCTTTTTCATTTATATTGGCCTGAAAATGACATTAATATTGGCATTCAATTTGGTATTGTCGCTTAAGTGTACAATACTTATTGTCCAAAATAAAAATTGATGTCAATTGTTATGACAAAATCCATTAAAAAGGTTTAAAAACCTTGGTAAATAAAGAAAATGACGTGTGCCAAATCACACGTCATTTCTTATGCCATTAAAAAGTACCCGGAAACGGAACCCTTTAAGTTACACCGGCGGCTTTCTATCGTTTTCATCTCTGTTATTTTTTCGGTTCACTGTCTCCTGCTTATACCTGTTTCTTAATTTTACCAGCCTGATGACATGTAAAAGAACAGCTTTTAATACTGCATATGTCGGCACAGCTAAAATCATCCCTAGAATACCTCCAAAGCTGCCTGCGCCAATCAGCAGGAGAATGATGGTGAGAGGGTGTGTGTTTAATCTCTTGCCGATAATTAATGGTGAAAGAACATTTCCGTCAATCTGCTGAACAACGGTTACAACAATGACAGTAAGCAAAGCTTTAGTCGGTGAATCAAGGAGAGCAATCACCACTGCCGGTGCAGCACCGATAAAAGGTCCTACATAAGGGATGATATTTGCAACAGCAACAACTATCCCTAGTATCAGCGCATAATCAAGTCCAATCAGCGTATATCCGATAAAGCAGCCTGTCCCGACAAAGAGTGAAACAAGCAGCTGGCCCTGAATATAAGCGGCAAGCGTCTGATAAAGATCTTCAAAAATTTTAATGCCTTCACGTCTATACGCAGCAGGCAGAATTTTGACTGCTGTGATGGGGAACTTGTGACCATCCTTCAGCATGTAGAACAAAATGAAGGGAACCGTGACGATTATAAGGGTAATATTTGTAACGAAACCCAGCACCTTTGTCAAAGATGAAGTAATGCTTTCCGGGAGCGTTGTCGTCAGATTGCCCAAGAATTTTTCCATTTTGTCGATCGTTTCCTCAATCGAAACATATTCCTGCGTCATCACCCATGTAAACCAGCCGGACTCAGACAGGTTCAAGATGAACTGACTGATTTCAGATATGTATCTTGGGAAATTTATAAACAGGTCTGTGATCTGCTGAGAAACAACTGGTCCGACTGTAGATAAAAGCAGCATAATCAATCCGATAAAAATGAGATACAAGATAAGGATTGCAAGCGTTCTTGGCACTTTGTTTTTTTCTAGCAGCTTAACCACAGGCCTGAAAATAAAAAACAGAATACCGGCAATCAAAATCGGGAAGAACAGCGTAGTTGCAAAAACAATCAGCGGCCGAAATAAAAACGAAACCTTTGTACTTACATAAAAAATTAACAGCAGCAGCAAAATTTCAATCGTCCAAAAATGAACCTTTGACTTATTCAGGTTACATCCTCCTCCTGCTTTATTATCCCTGTTTCAAACGTACTATGAGAATGAAAGAGTGTCAAATTAAGATTTGATGAAGCTTAACGCCATACAGAAGTCAATGAAGCTCCATGTTAAGCTAGGCTATAAAGAAAAAGCTATGCACATAAGCATAGCTTCAGATTGTAGACAAAAGGCATTCGGATGAACTCTATCCGAATGCTTTTTGTCATTTCTGGGGCTAATTTGATGTTTGTAGGCCTATTCGTTGACTATTTTTATACCGCTTTCGCTGGCTTCCATGTCCAGGATGCCAACTTTTTCAAGTTCATGGCAGCAAAAGTAAGCATCGCCTGCATGGACAATTTTTTGAGTCCTCTCAACGTTGTCCAACGCATACCATGCTTTTCTTTTGCATCTGCAAAGACACGCTCTATCGTTTCTTTGCGTTTTGCATAAATTGTTTTGTTCTCTTCTGTATGACGAAGGTGTTCAGCTTCATCTAAGTATTCTTGCCAGAGATGCCTTTCAATCAATTTCTGATGATTTTGGCTCTCCGTACATTGGCTTAGGAATGGGCAATTTTCACAAACCTTCGGATCGGAAGAGTATTGTCTGTATCCTTTTTTCGTAGTAGTTCTGTAAGGAAGCACTTGATCGTGCGGGCATATGTAACAATCAAAATGTTCGTCATACACATAATCACTTTTCTTGAAAAATCCATCTTTTGTTTTTGGCCGTGTATAAGGAAAAACCGGACGAATTTCTTTTTCGTTCAAATAGTGAGCAAGAGCAGGGTTCTTGTAAGCAGCATCGGCAGCAACAGCAACAGGTTTCTTGTGAAGCTCAGTTACTTGATCAAGTAGAGGCTCGAATATTGCACTGTCGTGCACGTTACCAGGCGTAACGATTGTCCCCAGAACAAATCCTTTTTCGTCAGAGGCTGTGTGAAATGAGTAAGCGAACTGTTTTGTTCTTTCATCTTTTACGTAATAGCCACTTTCCGGATCCGTCGTACTTTCTTTAATCACTTTCTCTTCCGGTTCAAATTTATCTGGGGGAAAAGGCTTTTTTCCGTTTTCTTCGCGGTCTAGATTGAGTTCGTTTTGGAGCCTTTCCTCATATGATTTCGTTTCTTTTCGTACGATCTTTTTCTGATACTTTCGTTTATTAGCACTAGCCTTTACGTGAGTTGAATCAATAAATACCTGTTCTCCATTGACCA contains these protein-coding regions:
- a CDS encoding molybdopterin oxidoreductase family protein; this encodes MHSYIGKRDGVFPSVCSLDCPDQCGLLVHKKDGKIIKVEGDPEHPVTKGSICNKVRHMAERIYDEKRLQYPLKRTGKKGSKQFEQISWNEAFEIITAKWKTLIKTDGPESILPYSFYGNMGNLNAEGMDRRFFHKLGASRLDQTICQIAGSTGYKYTMGGSFGIDPEDTVHTKLFIMWGINAVSTNMHQVALAQKARKNGAKIIVIDVHKNQTGRLADWFIPILPGTDGALALGIMHILFKENLADSDFLENYTVGHEELRNHVVQYDPRTVSEITGVPADDLLKLARMYGQTSPSCIRIGNGLQHHDNGGMCIRTIACLPALTGQWLNKGGGAIKGNSGYLAFNTDALQRPDLLQNKQTRIINMNLIGEELLNADQAIKSMFVYGSNPAVVAPEANKVKRGLEREDLFLVVHDLFLTETAAYADIVLPAASAFENTDFYTSYWHHYLHLQEPVVEAYGESKSNVEVFRLLAEGMGFSEQAFKDSEEEMIDQALNNPQNPYMDKITFQDLKKKKYVKANVKPLFPGRLNTPSGKIELYSRAMEKAGYPPLPTFSPLVKESDLPFLFVPGPNHNFLNSTFSNNEKHISLEKAPKLHMNGKDARLLRLENGDMAVIWNARGECELTVSVGENVLPGVVVSQGLWSDEPGKKQLVNSLTPDRLSDMGGGATFFSGRVGVRKKERSHS
- a CDS encoding spore germination protein — encoded protein: MPAFVGPILIESSSGAISAGDVFALSPKSTSKFFVGAGVLNTGDFIVITNDKNSTNSYDFDIIDQPTIFNG
- a CDS encoding aldo/keto reductase family oxidoreductase; protein product: MQRIQLTEDLSFSRIIHGLWRLSDWNMSNEEVLKLIEDCLEAGITTFDHADIYGNYTCEKRFGDALALKRELRKQMEIVTKCGIKLVSDNRPEHRIKSYDTSKEHILASVNKSLENFQTDYIDVLLIHRPDPYMDPAQVAEAFAQLKNEGKVRYFGVSNFKRSQFKMLQSYLDSPLITNQIELSAYNLENFKDGTLDLCQEERIAPMAWSPLAGGSIFSADDERAKNLRDILERIALEIGAKGIDEVLYAWLISHPANIMPIVGSGKMSRIESAICSLDLTLTRDQWFDILQAAMGQEVA
- a CDS encoding S8 family serine peptidase encodes the protein MFGTAAFANEQVKTDVKQESIRAVIKGTDAEKGKIKKSHQVRRDFGKDGFTTTVTQKQLEALQKNSKIKVEKVPTFKVAAGKPIQTMALPSKRTPWGIKAIYNNSSLTSTSGGDGIKIAVLDTGVQTSHIDLSQNAEQCKDFTVGTTYTNNSCTDRNGHGTHVAGTALANGGSDGQGIYGVAPQSELWAYKVLTDSGSGYSDDIAAAIRHAADEGTRTGSQVIISMSLGSSSKDSLIASAVNYAYGKGALVIAAAGNSGSGNNTIGYPGALVNAVAVAALENVQQNGTYRVANFSSRGNSATDGDFIIGERDIEVSAPGAAIESTWINSSYSTISGTSMATPHVSGLAAKIWSSNKGQSNVQVRAELQRRAKLYDIKGGIGAATGDDHASGFGFARVQ
- a CDS encoding YueI family protein; translation: MSNDQIDLYIKQGIYGAFETKPEERHVYLGSLRERICVALTVGQVRQNKIYNEVLAALETRKNKALFLNGKIEYGALSKYIKAANKEKIPFTIVSDQNDTKIGLIVASDHAIDHKEIYVKDKIFEQTFK
- a CDS encoding helix-turn-helix transcriptional regulator; protein product: MNTVGMKLRQLRKKQKLTQSELAIGIVNRSYISQLEKGMVQPSYKLLLKFSERLKCDIHDFFEEEDKSLLSFDIKKALSSLEYAVINDDFANAVEHLNDLEKNLESLNQNDLALYYFCQGRILQRVKLQIEEAIAAYEKSYELFCILQYCEERLRTSNYLTALLINQDQLSKAFSYLNEAYDDSIAFKASGVEKISLLNNLGLAHAKKGEFYSAIRFLKQALAISSKTSIYYQTGVVYMVLGLCYRRMKEYENASAAYAKALLFFEGTDDQLNLAGTYTNLGILSRYLLDADSAMSYLQSAHEIYKQEDDVKGILNTLYELAVTYYEAGQDDEVLRLYETFLEVYLSDFSDFKFKFLHLIGDLHHRKNHQEEALKFYYEILNHSVLVGDSSIVKEVMKKIAEIAYVTKNEKTLFYVVEKYLKL
- a CDS encoding LacI family DNA-binding transcriptional regulator — protein: MTTIKDIAKLAKVSAAAAYEVLYENAESMASEETKSRIFQAAETLNYRLTENKAVSCPLPLSWHCARKM
- a CDS encoding AI-2E family transporter encodes the protein MNKSKVHFWTIEILLLLLIFYVSTKVSFLFRPLIVFATTLFFPILIAGILFFIFRPVVKLLEKNKVPRTLAILILYLIFIGLIMLLLSTVGPVVSQQITDLFINFPRYISEISQFILNLSESGWFTWVMTQEYVSIEETIDKMEKFLGNLTTTLPESITSSLTKVLGFVTNITLIIVTVPFILFYMLKDGHKFPITAVKILPAAYRREGIKIFEDLYQTLAAYIQGQLLVSLFVGTGCFIGYTLIGLDYALILGIVVAVANIIPYVGPFIGAAPAVVIALLDSPTKALLTVIVVTVVQQIDGNVLSPLIIGKRLNTHPLTIILLLIGAGSFGGILGMILAVPTYAVLKAVLLHVIRLVKLRNRYKQETVNRKNNRDENDRKPPV
- a CDS encoding lipoprotein yields the protein MKKFRKHLLLLAFGTAILLTGCSKAEQNVHTADEEWPRIIKANQYS
- a CDS encoding substrate-binding domain-containing protein, which codes for MSLAAIMALREENVKIPEDVSIVSFYDVPEAHYFAPSLTTIHVSSAEIAKIAVKLIHEQVMEHRDAPLKVLVPSTLKMRDSTSTKQ